In one Methylocaldum szegediense genomic region, the following are encoded:
- the xrtD gene encoding VPLPA-CTERM-specific exosortase XrtD has product MIATDSKTELWDIGLKFWGWFGLLIGISVFIFFDGLKLVFGNWTTSEEYSHGLLIPFITAFLIWQKKNEIARLPFEGSWAGVGVVALGVGLYFLGELATLYIIVQYAFLVVLFGLVLAVTGTKIFRQIWIPLFFLFFAIPLPNFLYQGLSSKLQLLSSALGVSFIRACDISVYLEGNVIDLGSYKLQVVEACNGLRYLFPLMSLAFMCAYFFKGALWKRAVIFLSSIPITILMNSFRIGIIGVMVEYWGQSMAEGFLHDFEGWVIFMACTGLLVGEMWLLARIGREPRPLLEVFGLVFPAPSPKDALFRERSLPRQYWPVLGLLVAALAGAQLLQHREEIVPSRAEFVDFPMHLADWTGRRETLEQHYIDALKFDDYILANYVRDGGIPVNFYSAYYASQRKGESIHSPRSCIPGGGWEIKSLETVDADVPGEGGHPLRINRLVIQKGEDRQLVYYWFQQRGRNLTNEYAVKWYLFWDALTRNRTDGALIRLTTYLPQGADIATGIERLDAFLRVLKPQLDRYIAD; this is encoded by the coding sequence ATGATTGCAACAGACTCGAAAACTGAATTGTGGGATATTGGGCTTAAGTTTTGGGGATGGTTCGGCTTATTAATCGGGATATCGGTATTTATATTTTTTGACGGGCTTAAACTCGTCTTTGGAAATTGGACGACAAGCGAGGAGTACAGTCACGGTCTTCTGATTCCCTTCATCACCGCTTTCCTAATCTGGCAGAAAAAAAACGAGATTGCCCGGCTGCCGTTCGAGGGATCGTGGGCGGGCGTCGGTGTCGTTGCCTTGGGGGTGGGGCTTTATTTTCTGGGCGAATTGGCGACGCTCTACATCATTGTTCAGTATGCCTTCTTGGTGGTTTTGTTCGGTCTGGTGCTCGCGGTGACAGGGACCAAGATATTCAGGCAGATTTGGATACCGCTGTTCTTTTTGTTTTTCGCGATTCCTTTGCCGAATTTTCTCTATCAGGGGCTATCGAGCAAACTTCAGCTCCTTTCCTCGGCACTCGGCGTCTCGTTCATCCGCGCCTGCGATATCAGTGTTTATCTCGAAGGCAATGTTATCGACCTTGGTTCGTACAAGCTTCAGGTGGTGGAGGCCTGCAACGGACTGCGTTACCTCTTTCCCCTGATGAGTCTCGCGTTCATGTGCGCCTATTTCTTCAAGGGGGCGTTGTGGAAAAGGGCGGTGATCTTTTTATCGAGTATTCCGATCACGATTCTGATGAACAGTTTTCGCATCGGTATCATCGGCGTCATGGTCGAGTACTGGGGACAGTCGATGGCGGAAGGGTTTCTGCACGATTTCGAGGGCTGGGTGATCTTCATGGCTTGCACGGGGTTGTTGGTAGGGGAAATGTGGCTGCTGGCTCGTATCGGGCGGGAGCCGCGTCCCCTTTTGGAAGTGTTCGGTTTGGTGTTTCCGGCGCCGTCCCCCAAGGATGCACTGTTCCGGGAGCGCAGCCTTCCGCGTCAATATTGGCCGGTGCTTGGATTGTTGGTAGCGGCCTTGGCGGGTGCCCAACTCCTGCAGCATCGGGAAGAAATCGTCCCGTCCCGTGCCGAGTTCGTTGATTTCCCCATGCATCTAGCCGATTGGACAGGTCGGCGCGAGACCTTGGAGCAGCACTATATCGATGCACTCAAATTCGACGACTACATTCTGGCCAACTACGTCCGCGATGGGGGGATCCCGGTCAATTTTTACTCGGCTTACTACGCGTCCCAGCGCAAAGGCGAGTCGATACATTCTCCTCGCTCCTGCATCCCGGGCGGCGGCTGGGAGATTAAATCACTGGAGACAGTGGACGCAGACGTTCCTGGCGAGGGCGGACACCCGCTCCGAATCAACCGCCTAGTCATTCAGAAAGGCGAGGATCGTCAGTTGGTTTATTACTGGTTTCAACAGCGAGGGCGCAATTTGACCAATGAATATGCCGTGAAATGGTACCTATTCTGGGATGCACTGACGCGCAATCGTACCGACGGTGCCCTGATCAGGCTCACGACCTATCTTCCCCAAGGTGCGGATATCGCAACTGGCATCGAGCGGCTCGACGCCTTCCTGAGAGTCCTCAAGCCGCAATTGGACCGCTATATCGCGGACTAA
- a CDS encoding glycosyltransferase family 4 protein — translation MANHKIIFVNRYFYPDHSATSQMLSDLAFDLARAGYSVSVVTGRQLYDRPDAALSENESVGGVKILRIWTTRFGRGGLLGRAVDYASFYLSAFSMLLRLTASGDVIVAKTDPPLISVVCGLVALIRGAVSVNWIQDLFPEVAAELDVKAIGPIIPLARWLRNWSLRRAACNVVLGDLMAERLAKEKIGMEGIRVIPNWADGDQIKPVAPEGNKLRREWGLENKFVVGYSGNLGRAHEFYTILRAAEILRDRDDCVAFLFIGGGAQRAALEQWIDTHGLTNVLFRPYQPKEMLGLSLSVPDAHLVCLKPGLEGLIVPSKFYGIAAVGRPTLFVGDPHGEIPRVLNTVNCGYTVSAGDSEGLVRYIEVLKSNPDICRAMGQRARAEFERRFSRVGAVAAWKDLLESLGFAAPPEHIGSDFSTTF, via the coding sequence ATGGCTAACCATAAGATTATTTTCGTCAATCGATACTTTTATCCCGATCATTCTGCCACCAGCCAGATGCTGAGCGATCTTGCATTCGACCTCGCGCGCGCGGGCTATTCGGTCAGTGTCGTTACGGGTCGTCAGCTTTACGACCGTCCCGATGCAGCGTTATCGGAAAACGAAAGCGTAGGTGGCGTCAAGATTTTGCGAATCTGGACCACGCGCTTCGGTCGAGGGGGATTGCTTGGGCGCGCTGTGGATTACGCGAGTTTTTATCTGTCAGCGTTTTCGATGCTGTTGCGGTTGACAGCCAGCGGCGATGTGATCGTAGCCAAGACCGACCCGCCGCTGATCTCGGTGGTCTGCGGGTTGGTCGCGCTCATACGCGGCGCCGTATCGGTGAACTGGATTCAGGATCTGTTCCCGGAAGTGGCGGCGGAACTCGATGTGAAAGCGATAGGACCGATTATTCCCTTAGCGCGCTGGCTGCGGAACTGGTCTCTGCGGAGGGCTGCATGCAATGTGGTGCTTGGGGACTTGATGGCGGAAAGACTAGCGAAAGAGAAGATCGGGATGGAAGGTATACGAGTCATTCCGAATTGGGCCGACGGCGATCAGATCAAACCCGTGGCGCCGGAAGGTAACAAACTGCGCCGCGAATGGGGGCTCGAAAATAAGTTTGTTGTCGGTTACTCCGGGAATCTCGGGCGGGCACATGAGTTCTACACCATTCTTCGGGCAGCGGAGATTCTTCGTGACCGTGACGACTGCGTCGCGTTTCTCTTTATCGGCGGCGGTGCCCAACGCGCTGCCTTGGAGCAATGGATCGACACCCATGGCCTGACGAACGTACTGTTCCGGCCGTATCAGCCGAAAGAAATGCTCGGATTGAGTTTGAGCGTTCCGGATGCGCATCTCGTTTGCCTCAAGCCTGGCCTCGAGGGACTGATCGTTCCGAGCAAGTTTTACGGCATCGCGGCAGTTGGCCGGCCCACGTTGTTCGTGGGCGATCCCCATGGCGAGATTCCGAGAGTGCTGAATACAGTGAATTGCGGGTACACCGTTTCCGCCGGAGATTCGGAGGGGTTGGTTCGGTATATAGAGGTCTTGAAGTCCAATCCGGATATTTGTCGAGCGATGGGACAGAGGGCGAGAGCTGAATTCGAGCGGCGCTTCAGTCGTGTCGGGGCCGTTGCGGCCTGGAAAGATCTACTGGAGTCTCTCGGATTTGCGGCCCCGCCCGAACATATCGGTTCAGATTTTTCGACGACTTTTTGA
- a CDS encoding CHAT domain-containing protein produces MKDIHNVKLELLRPGPAHNQLLSPLTPYLALCGADGPTTVYMPFEQRQLLNRLERLRYEIDGTTVSPTQREAEVREMGEAIGKVLGQIPSLLSELSDPRGDGGKLVHLRLSLSAFELGMVPFETAIAPDGFPGSGSPLFLQSRTPIVITREVRRGRPLPVEWNRPPRILFAFASPGDIPEVPAQDHLEALRRAIEPWVKIKDTDEERIAEVKKILTVLPNASLEQIREACSTTPYTHVHILAHGAPLFEAVDRRYGVLLCSDADPDLIDVVDGERLAIVLTARDASGNTKSRPSVVTLATCDSGNINSVLTPGGSIAHELHAAGIPWVFASQFPLWMRASSIAAEIIYSGLLRGDDPRWVLYDLRQRLRTDSPGTHDWASIVCYATVPWNFEQQVEAFRDERIRRRLDVKFDRIDELVGVNADGRKSSAMRNPVRRDEELKDLCASIRTELKAWCAEPITEKLPRTKAERLGMAAASEKRIGIAYFLIANSDTGDDEAAHEKRMEGRKAYESSRDLYREALEVEPYNPWLITQYLSMLATPILADTPETWNSLAKDYGLWWETARLFSEWQLCNATGEQRAYILATLAELSLLGVAYGGQRFRTAQAERDIRKYCEEMLRLLDADAFPVLSTQRQFRRYLDYWARDQWNNLAQIALATLTNNSRSLSTRN; encoded by the coding sequence ATGAAGGATATCCACAACGTCAAGCTCGAGCTGCTACGGCCAGGCCCTGCCCACAATCAATTACTATCACCACTGACCCCGTACCTCGCGCTATGCGGGGCCGACGGTCCGACAACCGTGTACATGCCATTCGAGCAGCGACAACTGCTCAATCGGCTGGAGCGCTTGCGCTACGAAATCGACGGAACGACCGTTTCCCCAACGCAGCGGGAAGCCGAAGTGCGGGAAATGGGCGAGGCGATCGGCAAAGTACTCGGGCAGATTCCGTCGCTACTGTCGGAACTTTCCGATCCGCGAGGCGATGGCGGAAAACTGGTGCACCTACGGCTTTCGCTATCTGCATTCGAACTGGGCATGGTGCCTTTCGAAACGGCCATCGCGCCCGATGGGTTCCCTGGCTCTGGCTCACCCTTGTTTCTGCAGTCGCGCACCCCGATCGTGATAACCCGTGAGGTCAGGCGTGGCCGGCCGCTGCCGGTCGAGTGGAATCGCCCGCCGCGCATCCTGTTTGCATTCGCTTCGCCTGGCGACATTCCGGAAGTACCTGCGCAAGACCATTTGGAAGCTCTGCGGCGCGCGATCGAGCCCTGGGTCAAAATCAAGGACACCGACGAAGAGCGCATTGCTGAAGTCAAAAAAATCCTGACAGTGCTGCCCAATGCCAGTCTGGAGCAGATTCGCGAGGCTTGCAGCACCACTCCGTACACGCACGTACACATCCTGGCCCATGGTGCACCGCTCTTCGAAGCCGTAGACCGCCGCTACGGCGTCCTGCTGTGCAGCGATGCCGATCCCGACCTAATCGATGTGGTCGACGGCGAACGCCTGGCAATCGTGCTCACGGCGCGGGACGCCTCCGGCAATACCAAGTCTCGCCCCAGTGTCGTCACCCTTGCGACCTGCGACTCTGGCAATATCAATTCTGTACTGACACCCGGTGGTAGCATTGCCCACGAGCTGCATGCGGCCGGTATTCCCTGGGTCTTCGCTTCGCAATTCCCGCTTTGGATGCGGGCCTCCTCTATCGCCGCGGAAATCATATACAGCGGACTCCTAAGGGGCGATGATCCGCGCTGGGTGCTCTACGATCTGCGCCAGCGGCTGCGCACCGATTCGCCCGGCACCCATGATTGGGCCAGCATCGTCTGCTACGCCACTGTGCCTTGGAATTTCGAGCAGCAGGTGGAGGCTTTCCGCGACGAACGCATCCGCAGACGGCTAGACGTAAAATTCGACCGCATCGACGAACTGGTCGGTGTCAACGCGGATGGCCGGAAGTCTTCCGCAATGCGCAATCCCGTTCGGCGCGACGAAGAATTGAAAGATTTGTGCGCTTCGATCCGCACCGAACTTAAGGCTTGGTGCGCGGAACCCATCACTGAGAAATTGCCCAGGACGAAGGCAGAACGTCTCGGAATGGCTGCGGCCAGCGAAAAGCGCATCGGCATCGCCTATTTCCTCATCGCCAATAGCGATACCGGAGATGACGAAGCGGCTCACGAGAAACGGATGGAAGGCAGGAAAGCGTATGAGTCTTCTCGCGATCTCTATCGCGAAGCGCTGGAAGTCGAACCATACAATCCCTGGTTGATCACTCAATATCTCTCGATGTTGGCTACGCCGATTCTCGCTGACACCCCTGAAACCTGGAATTCGCTTGCGAAGGACTACGGCCTGTGGTGGGAAACCGCCCGCCTGTTCTCCGAATGGCAGCTCTGCAATGCGACCGGTGAACAGCGCGCCTACATACTGGCCACGCTCGCGGAACTTTCGCTGCTGGGGGTTGCCTACGGGGGGCAGCGATTCCGGACCGCCCAGGCGGAAAGGGACATCCGGAAATACTGCGAAGAAATGCTCCGCCTGCTCGACGCCGATGCGTTCCCGGTTCTTTCGACCCAGCGCCAGTTCAGGCGTTATCTCGACTACTGGGCACGCGACCAATGGAACAACCTGGCCCAAATTGCTTTAGCAACGCTGACGAACAATTCCAGATCGCTTTCAACAAGGAATTGA
- a CDS encoding glycosyltransferase: protein MKIIQVVSGIDNLAAGPSYTVPRLCEILGEKNCHVELHTLEPLPKSLGTAGYEIQAYRRTRLPIMGRFGLSPAMVSGLTRAAGSADIVHNHGLWLLPNLYAYQVARNKRIRFVVSPRGMLSSWALAHSKWKKRLVWHWKQQRALGAAACFHATAESELEDIRRLGFSAPVAVIPNGVDVPKAQRKPSQGLRRLLFLARIHKKKGVDILLNAWRRLEERHPHWELTIAGPDDGGYLDGMKQLAAALQLRRVEFTGPVYGEQKSSLLQSSDLYVLPTHSENFGMTVAEALAHGVPAVVTKGAPWQGLEDHRCGWWIDLSVDSLAACLDQAMRKGDRELRAMGERGRTWMLRQYSWSSVAEKMERTYAWLVYGGDRPAWVSCT from the coding sequence ATGAAAATAATTCAAGTTGTATCCGGAATCGATAATCTGGCTGCGGGCCCTTCGTATACCGTACCGCGACTATGCGAGATTTTGGGTGAAAAGAATTGCCATGTAGAGCTTCATACCCTCGAACCGTTACCTAAATCGCTCGGTACAGCCGGTTACGAGATTCAGGCGTATCGAAGAACGAGGTTACCAATCATGGGTCGATTCGGCTTATCGCCTGCGATGGTATCAGGTTTGACGCGGGCGGCAGGATCGGCAGATATCGTTCACAACCATGGCTTGTGGCTTTTGCCCAATCTGTACGCTTACCAGGTGGCCCGCAATAAGCGGATCCGTTTTGTGGTTTCTCCTCGCGGGATGCTGTCGTCATGGGCACTAGCGCACTCGAAATGGAAAAAGCGCTTGGTATGGCACTGGAAGCAACAACGGGCGCTGGGAGCAGCGGCATGTTTTCACGCTACGGCGGAAAGCGAGCTGGAGGATATTCGTCGCTTGGGTTTTTCAGCTCCCGTAGCGGTAATACCTAACGGCGTAGACGTGCCCAAAGCTCAGCGGAAGCCTTCGCAAGGCTTGCGAAGATTACTGTTCCTCGCCCGAATCCATAAGAAAAAAGGCGTGGACATTTTGCTCAACGCGTGGCGCCGCCTGGAAGAGCGTCATCCACACTGGGAATTGACCATAGCCGGTCCTGACGACGGGGGCTACTTAGACGGCATGAAACAATTGGCGGCTGCTCTTCAGCTCAGGAGAGTCGAATTCACCGGACCGGTGTACGGTGAGCAGAAGAGCAGCTTGCTACAGTCGTCGGATCTCTATGTGTTACCGACGCACTCCGAAAATTTCGGAATGACCGTTGCGGAGGCATTGGCCCACGGGGTTCCTGCGGTCGTTACTAAGGGCGCGCCCTGGCAGGGACTCGAAGACCACCGGTGCGGCTGGTGGATCGATTTGAGCGTGGATTCTCTTGCCGCCTGCCTCGACCAGGCGATGAGGAAAGGCGATCGGGAGCTTCGCGCTATGGGTGAGCGCGGGCGAACTTGGATGCTGCGGCAATATTCGTGGTCGTCCGTTGCCGAGAAAATGGAGCGTACCTATGCGTGGCTAGTCTACGGAGGGGACCGACCCGCGTGGGTAAGTTGTACATAA
- a CDS encoding glycosyltransferase family 4 protein — translation MRVAICQPRVAKYRVPVFERLGGIPGIELSVFAGKSSNVLEGVESGANFRFVPAPVINRRMGPVEYRYQAAQIQVVKSGRFDAVILPWDSHYLSLGPAIFAGRLCGVPVLLWGHGYSKKGMGFRDSLRNFYGKRANAVLLYSQTVAQRLVRESRFQGERVFVAQNAIDQAPIQAARDTWSRETARLASFRREHELDPQFTVAFVSRLLPDNRIELLVEAFALVRREQPNAKLVIIGDGPCRRDLESLALRLHLGNSVIFAGAIFDENNIAPWLLSSTVFVYPRNIGLSLMHAFGYGLPVITSDNLASHNPEIEALVAGENGLLYEDGNVEDMARKILTVFRNPNLRASMAEKALRQVHEVYTVERMVDGFLEILDFAKHCRKKKNEI, via the coding sequence ATGCGTGTCGCGATTTGTCAGCCTCGCGTTGCGAAGTATCGAGTTCCCGTTTTTGAGCGCCTGGGTGGAATCCCTGGCATCGAGCTTAGTGTGTTCGCCGGGAAAAGTTCAAATGTACTTGAAGGCGTCGAGTCGGGAGCGAATTTTCGCTTCGTGCCGGCGCCTGTCATCAACCGAAGGATGGGCCCGGTTGAATACCGATACCAGGCCGCTCAAATACAAGTCGTGAAATCCGGTCGTTTTGACGCCGTGATACTGCCCTGGGATTCTCATTATTTGTCGCTGGGGCCGGCGATCTTTGCGGGTCGATTATGCGGGGTTCCGGTTTTGCTCTGGGGACACGGTTATTCCAAGAAGGGAATGGGGTTTCGTGACAGCCTGCGCAATTTTTATGGCAAGCGCGCCAACGCGGTACTGCTTTATTCTCAGACGGTTGCCCAGCGACTGGTACGAGAGAGTCGATTTCAAGGGGAGCGTGTTTTCGTGGCTCAGAATGCCATTGACCAAGCTCCAATTCAGGCAGCAAGGGATACATGGAGTAGGGAAACGGCACGCTTAGCATCGTTTCGTCGGGAACACGAATTAGACCCACAGTTTACCGTGGCATTCGTGTCACGCTTGCTTCCGGACAATCGAATTGAACTCTTGGTCGAGGCTTTTGCGTTGGTTCGCCGGGAACAGCCGAACGCCAAGCTGGTGATTATAGGAGACGGACCCTGTCGTCGTGACCTCGAGTCATTGGCACTTCGGCTTCATCTCGGCAATTCCGTTATCTTTGCCGGAGCAATCTTCGATGAAAACAATATTGCACCCTGGCTCCTGAGCTCGACGGTATTTGTCTATCCCAGGAATATCGGCCTGAGCTTAATGCATGCTTTCGGTTACGGTCTACCCGTAATCACCAGCGATAATCTCGCTTCCCACAACCCAGAAATAGAGGCGCTTGTAGCTGGCGAAAATGGCCTTTTATACGAGGACGGCAATGTCGAAGATATGGCTCGAAAAATTTTGACCGTCTTCAGAAATCCCAATCTAAGAGCCTCTATGGCTGAGAAAGCTCTGCGCCAAGTGCATGAGGTTTATACAGTGGAACGCATGGTCGACGGTTTTCTGGAAATTCTCGATTTCGCAAAGCATTGTCGAAAAAAAAAGAATGAAATATGA
- a CDS encoding putative colanic acid biosynthesis acetyltransferase, which yields MEDYSCLGDHVDCYCVDKIRLGAYSTVSQYSYLCSASHDYTRVDLPLITAPISVGAGAWITADAFVGPGVVIGEGAIVGVRSTVLKDVEPWTVVAGTPARKIKDRLVQK from the coding sequence ATGGAGGACTACAGTTGCCTGGGAGATCACGTGGATTGCTATTGCGTGGACAAGATTCGGCTCGGTGCGTATTCCACTGTCAGTCAATATAGCTATCTATGCAGTGCCAGCCACGATTACACGCGGGTCGACTTGCCTTTGATAACCGCGCCAATATCGGTCGGAGCGGGGGCTTGGATAACCGCGGACGCCTTTGTAGGGCCGGGCGTGGTCATCGGCGAAGGTGCGATTGTCGGGGTCCGGTCTACCGTGCTGAAGGATGTCGAACCGTGGACGGTCGTTGCGGGGACCCCGGCTCGGAAAATCAAGGATCGACTGGTGCAAAAGTGA
- a CDS encoding metallophosphoesterase, with translation MSEFPAYDEVHVISDIHMGGKPGFQILGKTARLANYIRWVAAQRPGGRVALVLNGDVFDTLAEDIRGYVAVDEATATLTRIMNDPSFSGIWDALADFVKTKGRTLVIVIGNHDIEVSFPPVQRLIQSRLAGEDLDARARIEFSTTGAGYTCLVGNTRVFCTHGNEVDAWNYNRYEDLARVARRLNAGLTLDPKEWYPNAGTRMVKEVMNDVKRRYAWIDLLKPETSAAVGTLVVLDPSQVVKINNLLSILGERQKGSKQVDQRLSAEGFRPREETGAPAVTVDQLLGPNVAAGLRFGASPGTRNADDMLLAAEKNFRHRGAPVTPPNQTLGTGGLIWDRLTGWINGVGKDEALRRALKDWLAEDKTFDITNQDDTYKQVTASVGASTDFIVNGHTHLERAIDMGGSRYYFNCGTWIRLMRFTEAMLKDTASFKPVYEVLTDGTMAAIDNAMFGGEPFVLDQTSAVSITLEDGKTVGRLTHVEGDGSDAPKVIKQFARP, from the coding sequence ATGAGCGAGTTCCCGGCTTACGACGAGGTGCATGTCATCTCCGATATCCACATGGGCGGAAAGCCCGGTTTCCAGATTCTGGGCAAAACGGCCCGTCTCGCCAACTATATTCGATGGGTGGCGGCCCAGCGCCCCGGCGGGCGCGTCGCGCTGGTCCTGAACGGCGACGTGTTCGACACCCTGGCTGAAGACATCCGGGGCTACGTCGCGGTCGACGAGGCGACCGCCACCCTGACGCGGATCATGAACGACCCATCTTTTTCCGGCATTTGGGACGCTCTTGCGGATTTCGTAAAGACGAAAGGCCGCACGCTGGTGATCGTCATCGGCAACCACGATATCGAAGTGTCCTTTCCTCCTGTGCAACGGCTGATTCAGTCCCGGCTCGCGGGTGAAGATCTCGACGCCCGGGCGCGAATCGAGTTTTCCACCACCGGTGCCGGCTACACTTGCTTGGTTGGCAACACCCGCGTGTTCTGCACCCACGGCAATGAGGTCGACGCCTGGAACTACAACCGTTACGAGGACCTGGCGCGCGTCGCGCGCCGCTTGAATGCGGGCCTTACGCTCGATCCAAAGGAATGGTATCCGAACGCCGGCACCCGCATGGTCAAGGAGGTCATGAACGACGTGAAGCGCCGTTACGCGTGGATCGATCTGCTGAAACCCGAAACTTCTGCCGCCGTCGGCACGCTGGTGGTACTCGATCCATCCCAGGTGGTCAAAATCAACAATTTGCTGTCCATCCTGGGCGAGCGGCAAAAAGGTAGCAAACAAGTCGACCAACGCTTGTCGGCGGAAGGATTCCGGCCCCGCGAGGAGACCGGCGCACCCGCCGTCACGGTCGATCAGTTGCTGGGACCCAATGTTGCCGCTGGCCTAAGGTTTGGTGCTTCTCCTGGCACCCGGAATGCCGACGACATGCTGCTAGCCGCCGAGAAAAATTTCCGACATCGCGGTGCTCCCGTGACACCGCCGAACCAGACTCTCGGCACCGGCGGACTGATCTGGGACCGCCTCACCGGCTGGATCAACGGGGTCGGCAAGGATGAAGCACTGCGGCGGGCGCTGAAGGATTGGCTGGCCGAGGACAAGACCTTCGATATCACCAACCAGGACGACACCTACAAGCAGGTCACGGCTTCGGTAGGTGCTTCCACCGATTTTATCGTCAACGGCCACACCCATCTCGAACGCGCTATCGACATGGGCGGTTCGCGCTATTACTTCAACTGTGGAACCTGGATCCGCCTGATGCGGTTCACTGAGGCTATGCTCAAGGACACGGCGTCCTTCAAGCCGGTCTATGAAGTGCTTACGGACGGCACGATGGCGGCCATTGATAATGCGATGTTCGGTGGCGAACCATTCGTGCTGGATCAGACCAGCGCGGTGTCGATCACGCTGGAAGATGGCAAAACCGTAGGCCGCCTGACCCACGTCGAGGGCGACGGCAGCGACGCGCCCAAGGTTATCAAACAGTTCGCGAGGCCGTGA
- a CDS encoding MraY family glycosyltransferase, producing the protein MQLFVLFLTTLFLAMVLVAGLIKLSAPLGLVDVPDARKVHASTIPRVGGIGMVVATIVALLLEFELDAQFRECLLGVGILTVFGLLDDRYDLNYKIKFLGQFLAVLVVVVFGDIVIRRLCFQDCGTLPDAVAYPLTVFFLLGVTNAMNLADGLDGLAAGISILSLACIAFLADLAEGYQMVGAAVAIVGAILGFLRYNTHPAIVFMGDTGSQFLGFSAGVLAVLLTQKVNTALSGSLPLLILGLPIIDTLLVMGHRILRGVSPFKPDRNHVHHKLLSLGFDHYEAVLATYVFQALCILLAYFLRYESDLLIMAVYLALFALIAVFFPLANAFHWRLRNADLDRVSFLTRKLNLVLERAWLDKGAYQIVRFAVPLFLVITAMTTRMEDPDEIAVFAAGVLVSWVVWVGARLPGAGFVERVAVYSSVIMVVYLAQTAGFEHSEAARWFNYLIIVLAVVVGVGVRFSGRYFSLTPSDFLVMFVLLAAANLPVFNQINYAKIAAQSAILMYGIEYILRRGNGTVWAVRSGGILALIALARWVVV; encoded by the coding sequence ATGCAACTTTTCGTGCTGTTTTTGACCACGTTGTTTTTGGCCATGGTGCTTGTGGCCGGGCTGATCAAGCTGTCGGCGCCGCTAGGCCTAGTCGACGTGCCTGATGCGCGGAAGGTTCATGCATCCACGATTCCGCGGGTGGGCGGGATCGGCATGGTGGTTGCGACGATCGTCGCGCTGCTTTTGGAGTTCGAACTCGATGCCCAGTTCCGGGAGTGTCTCCTCGGAGTGGGCATCCTTACCGTTTTCGGGCTGCTGGACGATCGTTACGACTTGAATTACAAAATCAAGTTTCTCGGACAGTTCCTGGCGGTGTTGGTGGTGGTCGTCTTCGGCGATATCGTGATCCGCCGGCTATGTTTCCAAGATTGCGGAACTTTGCCCGACGCCGTGGCTTATCCGCTGACGGTATTCTTTCTTCTCGGCGTGACAAATGCGATGAATCTAGCCGACGGTTTGGATGGACTCGCGGCAGGAATCAGCATTCTGAGTCTTGCATGTATCGCGTTTCTTGCCGACTTGGCGGAAGGCTATCAGATGGTCGGCGCGGCCGTAGCCATCGTGGGGGCAATCCTGGGCTTTCTGCGCTACAACACCCATCCCGCCATCGTGTTCATGGGAGACACGGGCAGCCAGTTTCTCGGTTTCTCGGCAGGCGTTCTCGCCGTTTTGCTCACACAGAAGGTCAACACGGCCCTGAGCGGTTCTTTGCCATTGCTGATCTTAGGATTGCCGATCATCGACACCCTGCTTGTGATGGGCCACCGGATACTTCGGGGTGTATCGCCGTTCAAGCCGGACCGCAATCACGTCCATCACAAGCTGCTGTCGTTGGGGTTCGACCATTACGAAGCGGTGTTGGCGACCTATGTGTTCCAGGCGTTGTGCATTCTGCTGGCCTATTTTCTGCGATACGAATCGGATCTCCTGATTATGGCGGTCTATCTGGCGCTGTTTGCGCTGATTGCAGTGTTTTTTCCATTGGCAAACGCATTCCATTGGCGTCTACGCAACGCCGACCTCGACCGAGTTTCATTCCTTACCCGAAAATTGAATTTGGTTTTGGAGAGAGCATGGCTCGATAAGGGAGCCTATCAGATCGTCCGCTTCGCTGTGCCTTTATTCCTGGTAATAACAGCCATGACGACGAGGATGGAGGATCCGGACGAGATTGCTGTGTTTGCGGCAGGAGTTCTCGTGTCTTGGGTAGTTTGGGTTGGCGCCCGCCTTCCCGGAGCCGGCTTCGTCGAGCGAGTGGCCGTTTATTCGAGTGTGATCATGGTGGTTTATCTTGCACAGACAGCAGGTTTTGAGCATTCGGAGGCGGCTCGCTGGTTCAATTACCTTATCATCGTGCTGGCAGTCGTCGTGGGGGTAGGCGTTCGATTCTCCGGCCGTTACTTCAGTCTGACACCCTCAGACTTCCTGGTCATGTTCGTATTGCTGGCAGCGGCTAACTTGCCGGTCTTCAATCAGATCAATTACGCTAAGATCGCGGCCCAATCTGCGATTCTTATGTACGGTATCGAATACATCCTTCGACGTGGCAACGGAACCGTATGGGCGGTACGGAGCGGAGGAATTCTCGCTCTAATTGCGCTCGCCCGTTGGGTGGTTGTGTGA